A single window of Arcobacter venerupis DNA harbors:
- the uvrC gene encoding excinuclease ABC subunit UvrC produces the protein MNLQDKLKQLPSDAGVYQYFDKQGHLLYIGKAKVLKNRVKSYFKFTPKLLPADKLGPRIYKMISEVETLEWIVVPNEHDALILENSLIKQLKPKYNILLRDDKTYPYIVIDYGEDFPRLEITRKIHKGKNIKYFGPYSTGAKDMLDSIYEIVPLVQKKSCVKGKTACLFHQIKKCFAPCENKISKEEYSKIVENALEYIYNKTKLISKLNERMLQYSNDFRFEDAMMIRDRIKTIEKSQIKSGIDLTTNEDIDIFTITASNKKAVIVRMFIRDGKIASSSHDFLKVDSFDESFDFDYEEAYKRAIINYYDNEIPLLPKEILVGIELSDTVELEEFLQIKFGKKIKIINPKKDKKKDIVQIALSNCEELLRIDSSKNQTTIYEELKDLFTLQTLPFRVESYDNSHMMGQATVGAMVVWSEELNSFEKKSFRHYNLESKDEYSQMREMLIRRVESFEKNPAPDLWIIDGGETLLKLAYDIVSSVGVNLDIIAVAKEKVDAKAHRAKGAAKDIIHYKDKNGEFKNLKLSTSDKRLQFVQRQRDEAHRFVINFHKKQKRAEDKQISLLQIKGIGEAKIKKLLLYFGEFEKIKNASVEELKNVLNEKDAIIISNYFITPKD, from the coding sequence ATGAATCTACAAGACAAACTCAAACAACTTCCCTCTGATGCTGGTGTTTATCAATACTTTGATAAACAGGGTCATTTACTCTATATAGGAAAAGCAAAAGTCCTTAAAAATAGAGTTAAATCATATTTTAAATTTACTCCAAAACTATTACCCGCTGATAAGTTGGGGCCACGAATTTACAAAATGATTAGTGAAGTTGAAACCCTCGAATGGATAGTTGTTCCAAATGAACATGATGCTTTGATTTTGGAAAACTCTTTAATCAAACAATTAAAACCAAAATACAATATTTTACTAAGAGATGATAAAACCTATCCTTATATTGTAATTGATTATGGTGAAGATTTTCCAAGACTTGAAATCACAAGAAAAATCCATAAAGGCAAAAATATCAAATATTTTGGACCATACTCAACAGGTGCAAAAGATATGCTTGATAGCATCTATGAAATAGTTCCTCTTGTGCAAAAAAAATCTTGTGTTAAGGGTAAAACCGCTTGTTTGTTCCATCAAATAAAAAAATGTTTTGCCCCATGTGAAAATAAAATCTCAAAAGAAGAGTATTCAAAAATTGTAGAAAATGCCTTAGAATATATCTACAACAAAACAAAATTAATCTCAAAACTAAATGAAAGAATGTTGCAATATTCAAATGATTTTAGATTTGAAGATGCAATGATGATAAGAGATAGAATAAAAACAATAGAAAAATCTCAAATAAAATCAGGAATTGATTTAACAACAAATGAAGATATAGATATTTTCACAATCACAGCTTCTAATAAAAAAGCAGTAATTGTACGAATGTTCATAAGAGATGGAAAAATTGCATCTTCAAGCCATGACTTTTTAAAAGTTGATAGTTTTGATGAAAGTTTTGATTTTGATTATGAAGAAGCTTATAAAAGAGCAATTATTAACTACTATGATAATGAAATTCCTCTTTTACCAAAAGAGATTTTAGTGGGAATTGAGTTATCTGATACGGTTGAACTTGAAGAGTTTCTACAAATCAAATTTGGCAAAAAGATTAAAATTATAAATCCTAAAAAAGACAAGAAAAAAGATATTGTTCAAATTGCCCTTAGTAATTGTGAAGAGCTTTTACGAATTGATTCAAGTAAAAATCAAACAACTATTTATGAAGAGTTAAAAGATTTATTCACACTTCAAACACTTCCTTTTAGAGTTGAAAGTTATGATAACTCGCATATGATGGGACAAGCAACTGTAGGAGCTATGGTTGTTTGGAGTGAAGAGTTAAACTCTTTTGAAAAGAAATCTTTTAGACACTATAATCTTGAATCAAAAGATGAATATTCACAAATGAGAGAGATGTTAATAAGAAGAGTTGAAAGTTTTGAAAAAAATCCAGCACCCGATTTATGGATTATTGATGGTGGAGAAACTCTTTTAAAATTAGCCTATGATATTGTTTCATCTGTTGGAGTAAATCTTGATATAATTGCGGTTGCAAAAGAGAAAGTTGATGCAAAGGCTCACAGAGCAAAAGGTGCAGCAAAAGATATTATTCACTATAAAGATAAAAATGGAGAATTTAAAAATCTGAAATTATCAACAAGTGATAAAAGACTGCAATTTGTACAAAGACAAAGAGATGAAGCTCACAGATTTGTAATCAATTTTCACAAAAAACAAAAAAGAGCAGAAGACAAACAAATTTCACTATTACAAATCAAAGGAATAGGAGAAGCAAAAATCAAAAAACTTCTTTTATATTTTGGTGAATTTGAGAAAATCAAAAATGCATCTGTTGAAGAATTAAAAAATGTTTTAAATGAAAAAGATGCAATTATCATATCAAATTATTTTATTACCCCAAAGGATTAA
- a CDS encoding GNAT family N-acetyltransferase has translation MKVIELNRDEYLVSVKKIADFKSLSFSKNALEWWDNYYSWEKFPPLCLVNDKGKHVCYLFYTISKDNEYLTIHNLLTPNTHRSFGYAYKLLKHLFAHLADNKIRRFKMNCVSSSLDFYNKLGLEYWGINDLSQYYCDFKMPLLDISEIPQIVKDSRLSEISDERIMQIYEKLKNNGTEVEEKMLDKFEELKEKLEGKYHFNLLQERVDEIEPPKD, from the coding sequence ATGAAAGTGATAGAACTTAATAGAGATGAATATTTAGTCTCAGTGAAAAAAATAGCAGATTTTAAAAGTTTGTCATTTTCTAAAAATGCTCTAGAATGGTGGGATAATTACTACAGTTGGGAAAAATTTCCCCCTTTATGTTTAGTAAACGACAAAGGAAAACATGTTTGTTATTTATTTTACACCATTTCAAAAGATAATGAATATCTAACAATTCACAACCTTTTAACACCAAATACACATAGAAGTTTCGGTTATGCCTATAAACTTTTAAAACATCTTTTTGCCCATTTAGCTGATAATAAAATTAGAAGATTCAAAATGAATTGTGTTAGTTCCTCTTTGGATTTTTATAATAAATTAGGCTTAGAGTATTGGGGAATTAATGATTTATCTCAATATTATTGCGATTTTAAAATGCCTCTTTTAGATATTAGTGAAATTCCCCAAATTGTAAAAGATTCAAGATTAAGTGAAATAAGTGATGAAAGAATTATGCAGATTTATGAAAAACTTAAAAATAATGGCACAGAAGTTGAAGAAAAAATGCTTGATAAATTTGAAGAATTAAAAGAAAAACTAGAAGGAAAATATCATTTTAATCTACTTCAAGAAAGAGTTGATGAGATTGAACCTCCTAAAGATTAG
- a CDS encoding choline/ethanolamine kinase family protein — protein sequence MNLESLKSYNIFKEELLSLELLKSQGFNNISYLLKTSSNSYVIRVFKSNESVNISREFEYEIQKKAHKKNIASKPIFLNENFMIYEYEKGIHKTKLSTNELKNLVSKIKKFHNFKVKTKAYDLSFDLKNYSKKLSNQKSKKLIRKCHKSIKVLKNYKFEPVLTHHDLNPKNIIFNKKGFKIIDWEYAGTNDRFFDLACVCVEFNLNKNEEKILLNNYFQTKKSYHKIKLKHFKIIYDSFCKLWFEANL from the coding sequence TTGAACTTAGAATCGCTTAAAAGTTACAATATATTTAAAGAAGAGTTATTAAGCCTTGAGTTATTAAAAAGTCAAGGCTTTAATAATATAAGTTATCTTCTAAAAACATCATCAAATTCCTATGTAATTAGAGTTTTCAAATCAAATGAGAGCGTAAATATAAGCCGTGAGTTTGAATATGAAATTCAAAAAAAAGCTCACAAAAAAAATATAGCTTCAAAACCTATTTTTTTAAATGAAAATTTTATGATTTATGAGTATGAAAAAGGTATTCATAAAACTAAATTATCTACTAATGAACTAAAAAACTTAGTATCAAAAATAAAAAAGTTTCACAATTTTAAAGTAAAAACAAAAGCCTATGATTTATCTTTTGACTTAAAAAACTATTCAAAGAAACTTTCAAATCAAAAAAGTAAAAAACTAATAAGAAAATGTCATAAAAGTATAAAAGTTCTAAAAAATTATAAATTTGAACCTGTTTTAACACACCATGATTTAAATCCTAAAAATATAATTTTTAATAAAAAAGGCTTTAAAATAATAGATTGGGAATATGCAGGAACAAATGACAGATTTTTTGATTTAGCTTGCGTTTGTGTTGAATTTAATCTAAATAAAAATGAAGAAAAAATTCTTTTAAATAATTATTTCCAAACTAAAAAGAGTTATCATAAAATAAAACTAAAACACTTTAAAATCATTTATGATAGTTTTTGCAAACTTTGGTTTGAGGCTAATCTTTAG
- the pnuC gene encoding nicotinamide riboside transporter PnuC, whose translation MTSWEMLAVFLSVTYLVLAIKQNLWCWPAAFISTLIYSILFFDASLLMDSALNIFYLVMAVYGWYSWKYGNVKNKNVELEISTYGLAKNIQIILALIVLSFGLGYIMANYTSADYAYLDTFTTVFAVFTTYTLTKKVLENWLYWIVIDSVSIYIYINKGFYLTAILFALYTILAFVAYNNWKKEYGNLELRIA comes from the coding sequence ATGACTTCTTGGGAAATGCTAGCTGTATTTTTATCAGTTACTTATCTTGTTTTGGCAATAAAACAAAATCTTTGGTGTTGGCCTGCTGCATTTATTAGTACTTTAATTTATAGTATTTTATTTTTTGATGCTTCACTTTTAATGGATAGTGCATTAAATATTTTTTATTTAGTAATGGCTGTTTATGGTTGGTATTCATGGAAATATGGAAATGTTAAAAATAAGAATGTAGAGTTAGAAATATCGACTTATGGTTTGGCTAAAAATATACAAATTATTTTAGCACTGATAGTTCTATCTTTTGGATTAGGCTATATAATGGCAAATTATACAAGTGCCGATTATGCTTATTTGGATACATTTACAACTGTATTTGCAGTATTTACAACTTATACACTTACAAAAAAAGTCTTAGAAAACTGGCTTTATTGGATTGTGATTGATAGTGTTTCTATTTATATTTATATAAATAAAGGTTTTTATTTAACGGCTATTTTATTTGCTTTATATACTATTTTAGCTTTTGTTGCATACAATAACTGGAAAAAAGAGTACGGAAACCTTGAACTTAGAATCGCTTAA
- a CDS encoding glutathione peroxidase, with translation MSIYDFNVKTIDGQEVSMSKYKGKVLLIVNVASKCGFTGQYEGLENLFDKYKNENFMVLGFPSNQFANQEPESNEKIKEFCSLTYEVKFDMFAKIDVNGENESPLYTFLKANQKGILGTENIKWNFTKFLVDKEGNIVDRYASTTTPESIEADIKKLLK, from the coding sequence ATGAGTATCTATGACTTTAATGTAAAAACAATAGATGGGCAAGAAGTTTCAATGTCTAAGTACAAAGGAAAAGTTCTTTTGATTGTAAATGTTGCTAGTAAATGTGGATTTACTGGTCAATATGAAGGATTAGAAAACCTTTTTGATAAATACAAAAATGAAAATTTTATGGTTTTAGGATTTCCATCTAATCAATTTGCAAATCAAGAACCAGAATCAAATGAAAAAATCAAAGAATTTTGTAGTTTAACTTATGAAGTAAAATTTGATATGTTCGCAAAAATAGATGTAAATGGTGAAAATGAATCGCCTTTATATACATTTTTAAAAGCTAACCAAAAAGGAATTTTAGGAACAGAAAATATAAAATGGAATTTTACTAAGTTTTTAGTTGATAAAGAGGGAAATATTGTAGATAGATATGCAAGTACAACAACTCCTGAATCAATAGAAGCTGACATAAAAAAACTTTTAAAATAA
- a CDS encoding methyl-accepting chemotaxis protein produces MKKLNFGSKLLLILVSITVISLSLMIYIVSSYSYTNSRDDAQSYINELTEKNALEVKNTLDKAIVISNSIANRYTSSIEHDEKLSEEGTIRYLKSLLENNKFILGAWFTFEEGTNFYEKNDGSGNPNYYTKAGNFQPYVVRNNDGTFTIQPASAFDLASEWINLPYKNKGISITEPYNYDVDGKTILMTTVSSPVYYKGKFIGAVGVDFSLDYFNKKSNEIKLFKTGYTTILDSYGKIISHPTKEILGKNIKDISRSPNLLKSLEFNKKGESYSYIDKNIRNGENSYFYIYPFEFGETKTYWSFVSIVPENEYLEKATFIRNFSIVCGLIVLIIIILVLIYSMKVLNKNLTIIKDGLLNFFSYLNKESKNAQLIKINSTDEFGQMAEMINENIKKTENLIIQDNDLIEDVKSVVNEVKNGRFDKRIERNTENANLEELKNTFNEMLETTKNSVGYDINKIAQVLNNFVKLDFRGRIDDKGNIAVGINNLANIITQMLVENKTNGLTLDESSNILLSNVDKLNQSSNEAAASLEETAAAIEEITSNIRNNTENISKMAILSNEVTASASQGEKLANQTTVSMDEINNQVNLINEAITVIDQIAFQTNILSLNAAVEAATAGEAGKGFAVVAAEVRNLASRSADAAREIKSIVETATVKANDGKKIAGNMIEGYKQLNGNITHTINLIQDIQNASKEQLLGIEQINDAVNQLDQQTQQNAAVASQTHDVAVLTDEIAKLIVSDANAKEFAGKNEVKAKDVKTNNYQRESKQEIKREKSPILKTSSHKKEIKTQTTNDNEWESF; encoded by the coding sequence ATGAAAAAATTAAATTTTGGAAGTAAATTATTATTGATTTTAGTTTCAATAACTGTAATTTCTTTGAGCTTAATGATATATATCGTTTCATCATATTCTTACACAAATTCAAGAGATGATGCACAAAGTTATATAAATGAACTTACAGAAAAAAATGCTTTAGAAGTTAAAAATACTTTAGATAAAGCAATCGTAATTTCAAACTCTATTGCAAATAGATACACAAGTTCAATTGAACATGATGAAAAACTTTCAGAAGAAGGAACAATAAGATATTTAAAATCTCTTCTTGAAAATAATAAATTTATTTTAGGTGCTTGGTTTACTTTTGAAGAAGGAACTAATTTTTATGAAAAAAATGATGGTTCAGGTAACCCAAATTACTATACAAAAGCGGGAAATTTTCAACCTTATGTAGTGAGAAATAATGATGGAACTTTTACAATTCAACCTGCATCTGCATTTGATTTAGCATCTGAATGGATAAATCTTCCATATAAAAATAAAGGCATTTCAATAACTGAACCATACAATTATGATGTTGATGGAAAAACTATTCTTATGACGACAGTTTCTTCTCCTGTTTATTATAAAGGTAAATTTATTGGAGCTGTTGGAGTTGATTTCTCACTTGATTACTTTAATAAAAAATCTAATGAAATCAAATTATTTAAAACTGGTTATACAACAATTCTTGATTCTTATGGAAAAATAATAAGTCATCCCACAAAAGAAATCTTAGGTAAAAATATAAAAGATATTAGTAGAAGTCCAAATCTTCTAAAATCTTTAGAGTTTAACAAAAAAGGAGAATCTTATTCTTATATCGATAAAAATATAAGAAATGGTGAAAATTCATATTTCTATATTTATCCTTTTGAATTTGGTGAAACAAAAACTTATTGGTCTTTTGTATCAATTGTACCTGAAAATGAATATTTAGAAAAAGCAACATTCATTCGTAATTTTTCTATTGTTTGTGGTTTAATCGTATTAATAATAATCATTCTTGTACTAATTTATAGTATGAAAGTGTTGAATAAAAACTTGACTATTATAAAAGATGGTTTATTGAATTTTTTCTCTTACCTAAATAAAGAGAGTAAAAATGCACAACTCATAAAAATAAATTCTACAGATGAATTTGGTCAAATGGCAGAAATGATAAATGAAAATATTAAAAAAACAGAAAATTTAATTATTCAAGATAATGATCTTATTGAAGATGTAAAAAGTGTTGTTAATGAAGTGAAAAATGGAAGATTTGATAAAAGAATAGAAAGAAATACAGAAAATGCAAATCTTGAAGAGCTTAAAAATACTTTTAATGAAATGTTAGAAACAACAAAAAATAGCGTAGGTTATGACATAAATAAAATTGCACAAGTGTTAAATAATTTTGTAAAACTTGATTTTAGAGGAAGAATTGATGATAAAGGTAATATTGCAGTTGGGATAAATAATTTAGCAAATATTATTACTCAAATGTTAGTAGAAAATAAAACAAATGGTCTAACTTTAGATGAAAGTTCAAATATACTTTTATCAAATGTAGATAAATTAAACCAAAGTTCAAATGAAGCAGCAGCATCTTTAGAAGAAACAGCAGCAGCAATAGAAGAGATAACTTCAAATATTAGAAATAATACAGAGAATATTTCAAAAATGGCAATTCTTTCAAATGAAGTAACAGCTTCTGCTTCTCAAGGTGAAAAATTAGCGAATCAAACAACAGTTTCAATGGATGAAATAAATAATCAAGTAAACCTGATAAATGAAGCAATAACAGTGATTGACCAAATTGCTTTCCAAACAAATATTCTTTCTTTAAATGCAGCCGTAGAAGCAGCAACAGCAGGAGAAGCAGGAAAAGGATTCGCAGTAGTTGCAGCAGAAGTGAGAAACCTAGCTTCAAGGTCAGCAGATGCTGCACGTGAGATAAAAAGTATAGTAGAGACAGCAACAGTAAAAGCAAATGATGGTAAAAAAATAGCTGGAAATATGATAGAGGGATATAAACAATTAAATGGAAATATCACTCATACAATAAATTTAATACAAGATATACAAAATGCATCAAAAGAGCAGTTGTTAGGAATTGAACAGATAAATGATGCAGTAAATCAATTGGACCAACAAACACAACAAAATGCAGCAGTAGCATCACAAACACATGATGTGGCAGTGTTAACAGATGAAATAGCAAAACTAATAGTAAGTGATGCAAATGCAAAAGAGTTTGCAGGAAAAAATGAAGTAAAAGCAAAAGATGTAAAAACAAATAACTATCAAAGAGAGTCAAAACAAGAGATTAAAAGAGAAAAATCTCCAATTTTAAAAACTTCAAGTCATAAAAAAGAGATAAAAACTCAAACTACAAACGATAATGAGTGGGAAAGCTTTTAA
- a CDS encoding HAMP domain-containing methyl-accepting chemotaxis protein, which translates to MINNMKVSSKLGLGFGFLVVLVIFLGIVSVQKMSTVNEQSTIITQNWMPSIKVIEEINTNTSDFRIAQYSHILAQTPEGMKNAEKDMDEVLATMKENREVYEKLISTSEEKALYENFSKEFDIYMQIHKELLSISRENKTEEAQKIIDKSKKEFDEFSSTLLKLVKINVDGGEKSSKDGDEIYNNAKILLITIIIICIILSLLIAYFISNSIVNSLKNVQDGLISFFAYLNRESTTVKLINLNTKDEFGVMAKIVNENIEKTEKGIEEDRKLIDEAITVLGEFEKGDLGQRLNINVSNPALMQLKNVLNKMASNLEINIDNVLTILEQYSNYKYLNKIDKKDLTEQLLKLANGVNTLGDSITGMLIENKTNGLTLDESSNILLKNVDKLNVSSNEAAASLEETAAAIEEITSNIRNNTQNIAKMATFSNGVTASASEGERLANQTTQSMDEINTQVNLINESITVIDQIAFQTNILSLNAAVEAATAGEAGKGFAVVAAEVRNLASRSAEAAKEIKAIVENATKKANQGKDIANNMISGYKELNQNIQQTINLIQDIEMSSKEQLTGIEQINDAVNQLDQQTQQNAAVASQTHDVAVLTDEIAKLIVSDANSKEFAGKNEVKAKNVKTNNHQREIKQEIKREKTVTSTKTATKKQEIKPQTSNDNEWESF; encoded by the coding sequence ATGATAAATAATATGAAAGTGAGTTCTAAACTGGGATTAGGATTTGGATTTTTAGTAGTGTTAGTGATATTTCTTGGAATAGTTTCTGTACAAAAGATGTCGACAGTAAATGAACAATCTACAATTATAACCCAAAATTGGATGCCAAGTATAAAGGTAATTGAAGAGATAAATACAAATACCTCAGATTTTCGTATTGCTCAATATAGTCACATATTAGCACAAACTCCTGAAGGTATGAAAAATGCTGAAAAAGATATGGATGAAGTATTAGCTACGATGAAAGAAAATCGAGAAGTATATGAAAAACTTATATCTACTTCTGAAGAAAAAGCATTATATGAAAATTTTTCAAAAGAGTTTGATATATATATGCAAATACATAAAGAATTACTTTCTATATCAAGGGAAAATAAAACAGAAGAAGCACAAAAAATTATTGATAAAAGTAAAAAAGAATTTGATGAATTTTCTTCTACTTTACTAAAATTGGTAAAAATCAATGTTGATGGTGGAGAAAAATCAAGTAAAGATGGAGATGAAATATATAATAATGCAAAAATATTACTTATTACTATTATAATTATATGTATTATCTTGTCTCTTCTAATAGCTTATTTTATTAGCAATTCAATAGTTAATTCTTTGAAAAACGTACAAGATGGATTAATTAGTTTTTTTGCCTATTTGAATAGAGAATCTACAACAGTTAAGCTAATAAATCTAAATACAAAAGATGAATTTGGAGTTATGGCAAAAATTGTAAACGAAAATATAGAAAAAACTGAAAAAGGTATTGAAGAAGATAGAAAATTAATTGATGAAGCAATCACTGTTTTAGGAGAGTTTGAAAAAGGAGATTTAGGTCAAAGACTAAATATAAATGTTTCGAACCCAGCTTTAATGCAGTTAAAAAATGTATTAAATAAAATGGCTTCAAATTTAGAAATAAATATTGATAATGTTCTTACTATATTAGAACAATATAGTAATTATAAATATCTAAATAAAATTGATAAAAAAGATTTAACAGAACAACTTTTAAAATTAGCAAATGGTGTAAATACTTTAGGTGATTCTATTACTGGAATGCTAATAGAGAATAAAACAAATGGTTTAACATTAGATGAAAGTTCAAATATCTTATTGAAAAATGTGGATAAACTAAATGTTAGTTCAAATGAAGCAGCAGCATCGTTAGAAGAGACAGCAGCGGCAATTGAAGAGATAACATCAAATATTAGAAATAACACACAAAATATAGCAAAAATGGCAACTTTTTCAAATGGAGTAACAGCTTCAGCCTCAGAGGGTGAGAGATTAGCAAATCAAACAACTCAATCTATGGATGAGATAAATACACAAGTTAATCTAATAAATGAATCAATAACAGTAATTGACCAAATTGCTTTTCAAACAAATATTCTTTCATTAAATGCTGCTGTAGAAGCAGCAACAGCAGGAGAAGCTGGAAAAGGCTTTGCCGTAGTTGCAGCAGAAGTGCGAAATCTAGCTTCAAGGTCAGCAGAAGCCGCAAAAGAGATAAAAGCAATAGTAGAAAATGCAACAAAAAAAGCGAATCAAGGGAAAGATATAGCTAATAATATGATAAGTGGATATAAAGAGTTAAATCAAAATATTCAACAAACAATAAACCTAATCCAAGATATTGAGATGTCAAGTAAAGAGCAATTAACAGGAATAGAACAAATAAATGATGCAGTAAATCAGCTAGATCAACAAACACAACAAAATGCAGCAGTTGCATCACAAACACATGATGTAGCAGTGTTAACAGATGAAATAGCAAAACTAATAGTAAGTGATGCAAATTCAAAAGAGTTTGCAGGAAAAAATGAAGTAAAAGCGAAAAATGTAAAAACAAATAACCATCAAAGAGAGATAAAACAAGAGATTAAAAGAGAAAAAACAGTAACAAGTACAAAAACTGCAACAAAAAAACAAGAGATAAAACCTCAAACTTCAAATGACAATGAATGGGAAAGCTTTTAA
- a CDS encoding SapC family protein, which produces MHKKLEILNKIEHKNKGVSEVTDFLYSKELINAPLALSEFFEACKNYPIFFAKDKDGKWFSSVLLGYKENENLFVDENGAWKELHYIPAFIRSYPFILSNKESTKELLLTVESSFLNEKESSKKLFDENGNNSEFLNNVLKFLNQYYADSLSTSEFIKQLDEWELLEEKVANVVNSKNEKFSLNGFFVVNEEKLKHLSKKKKDDICAKNAYALITAHLISLSNIHKLGSIK; this is translated from the coding sequence GTGCACAAAAAATTAGAAATATTAAATAAAATTGAACATAAGAATAAAGGAGTAAGTGAAGTTACAGATTTTCTTTATTCAAAAGAACTAATAAATGCACCTCTTGCATTATCAGAGTTTTTTGAAGCTTGCAAAAATTATCCTATATTTTTTGCAAAAGATAAAGATGGTAAATGGTTTTCTTCGGTTCTTTTAGGTTACAAAGAGAATGAAAATCTATTTGTAGATGAAAATGGTGCTTGGAAAGAGTTGCATTATATTCCTGCATTTATTAGAAGTTATCCTTTTATTTTATCAAATAAAGAGTCGACAAAAGAGTTACTTTTAACAGTTGAAAGTTCATTTTTGAATGAAAAAGAGTCTTCAAAAAAATTATTTGATGAAAATGGTAATAATAGTGAATTTTTAAATAATGTTTTAAAGTTTTTAAATCAATATTATGCAGATTCTTTATCTACATCTGAATTTATAAAACAGTTAGATGAATGGGAATTATTAGAAGAAAAAGTTGCAAATGTTGTTAATAGTAAAAATGAGAAATTTAGTTTAAATGGATTTTTTGTTGTAAATGAAGAAAAATTAAAACATTTAAGCAAAAAGAAAAAAGATGATATCTGTGCAAAAAATGCTTACGCTTTAATCACAGCTCATTTAATTTCGCTTTCAAATATTCATAAATTAGGAAGTATTAAATAA
- the motB gene encoding flagellar motor protein MotB — MARKRSKCECPAGEKWAVPYADFLSLLLALFIALYALASVNIEKQKALKEEFMKIYGFNPASDTMKEQEQTEKSMTDKQTDADVESKKASDANLLASLDSLENKNAQSGSLIEKQSGTTISLPPKLVFENGRAELTNQYAPEFLTRLAKIISSMPKDTQINVKGFADEDETKGTKYRDALELSTQRANNVVRELIKYNIAKERIYSTGYGSTKAYQMTEKSVVEFEFTSQNFIQQDEVEDEPIFQNEK, encoded by the coding sequence ATGGCAAGAAAACGTTCAAAATGTGAATGTCCAGCTGGGGAAAAATGGGCAGTACCATATGCAGATTTTCTTAGTTTATTATTAGCTTTATTTATTGCACTTTATGCTTTAGCTTCTGTAAATATAGAAAAACAAAAAGCACTAAAAGAAGAATTTATGAAAATCTATGGTTTTAATCCAGCTTCTGATACCATGAAAGAGCAAGAACAAACTGAAAAATCAATGACTGATAAACAAACTGATGCAGATGTAGAATCTAAAAAAGCCTCAGATGCAAACCTACTTGCATCTTTAGATAGTTTAGAAAATAAAAATGCTCAAAGTGGATCTTTAATAGAAAAACAATCAGGAACAACTATTTCACTTCCTCCTAAATTAGTATTTGAAAATGGGAGAGCAGAACTTACAAATCAATATGCACCAGAATTCCTAACTAGATTAGCAAAAATTATCTCTTCTATGCCAAAAGATACACAAATCAATGTAAAAGGTTTTGCAGATGAAGATGAAACTAAAGGAACTAAATATCGAGATGCTTTAGAATTATCAACACAAAGAGCAAATAATGTTGTTAGAGAATTAATTAAATATAACATAGCAAAAGAAAGAATCTATTCAACAGGATATGGTTCTACAAAAGCATATCAAATGACAGAAAAAAGTGTTGTTGAGTTTGAATTTACAAGTCAAAATTTCATCCAACAAGACGAAGTAGAAGATGAACCAATATTTCAAAATGAAAAATAA